One window of the Allorhizobium ampelinum S4 genome contains the following:
- the rdgB gene encoding RdgB/HAM1 family non-canonical purine NTP pyrophosphatase, protein MRKLETRTIVVASHNAGKIAEIADLIGPFGFTAKSAKELGFIEPDETGTTFEENAAIKALASAKASGLPALSDDSGLVVDALDGAPGVYTANWAEREDGSRDFAMAMEKVEHALQEKGAVTQESRTARFVSVLCLGWPDGHTEFFRGEVEGVVAWPPRGTSGFGYDPIFQPEGFSTTFGEMTSEEKHGWKPGNAQALSHRARAFKLFVETCLGA, encoded by the coding sequence ATGCGCAAACTCGAAACCAGAACCATTGTCGTCGCCAGCCACAATGCCGGCAAGATCGCTGAAATCGCCGACCTGATCGGCCCGTTTGGTTTTACGGCCAAATCGGCCAAGGAGCTTGGCTTCATCGAGCCGGACGAAACCGGCACGACATTCGAGGAAAACGCCGCCATCAAGGCGCTGGCTTCGGCGAAAGCCTCTGGCCTGCCAGCGCTGTCGGACGATTCCGGCCTGGTTGTCGATGCGCTGGATGGTGCGCCGGGCGTCTATACCGCCAATTGGGCCGAGCGCGAGGATGGCAGCCGCGATTTTGCCATGGCAATGGAAAAGGTCGAGCATGCCTTGCAGGAAAAAGGCGCGGTGACGCAGGAGAGCCGGACGGCTCGTTTTGTCAGCGTGCTGTGTCTGGGCTGGCCCGATGGCCATACCGAGTTTTTCCGGGGTGAAGTTGAAGGCGTGGTCGCCTGGCCGCCCCGCGGCACCTCCGGCTTCGGATACGATCCGATCTTCCAGCCAGAGGGGTTTTCGACCACGTTCGGCGAAATGACCTCGGAAGAAAAACACGGATGGAAGCCGGGCAACGCGCAAGCGCTGTCGCACCGGGCGCGCGCTTTCAAGCTTTTCGTCGAAACCTGCCTGGGCGCTTGA
- a CDS encoding VOC family protein, with product MATSIEGILETSLYVDDLDAAERFYAGLLGLEVIISQPGRHVFLRCGPGVLLLFNAAETVKPAEPDALPVPAHGAVGPGHACFRMDGAAMDGMASRLLSHGVAIEADFLWPNGARSIYFRDPAGNSLECAEARLWQIE from the coding sequence ATGGCCACAAGCATTGAAGGCATTCTGGAAACCTCACTGTATGTCGATGATCTCGACGCAGCAGAGCGTTTCTATGCCGGCCTGCTCGGCCTTGAGGTGATCATCAGCCAGCCGGGGCGTCATGTGTTCCTGCGCTGTGGGCCGGGCGTTCTGCTGCTGTTTAATGCAGCCGAAACCGTCAAGCCCGCAGAGCCCGACGCCCTGCCGGTGCCTGCCCATGGTGCCGTCGGGCCAGGTCACGCCTGCTTTCGGATGGACGGTGCGGCAATGGATGGCATGGCGTCACGGCTGTTGAGCCATGGCGTCGCCATTGAGGCGGATTTTCTCTGGCCGAATGGTGCGCGTTCGATTTATTTCCGCGATCCAGCGGGCAATAGTCTGGAATGCGCCGAAGCCAGGCTTTGGCAGATTGAATAG
- the hpf gene encoding ribosome hibernation-promoting factor, HPF/YfiA family: MSVRVTGKHMEIGESFRQRIEVQITDAVSKYFDGGYSSQVTVTKSASRFSADCALHLDTGINLHATGTAVDPQVAFDTAAERIEKRLRRYKRKLKDHHIPTNNFEISYTVMDPVSEEDEDVPEDFAPTIVAESTKKVKTMSVATAVMALDMTDEPIVLFRSPGKDELNIVYRRNDGNIGWIDSAAIKG, from the coding sequence ATGAGTGTACGCGTAACCGGCAAACATATGGAAATCGGCGAATCTTTCCGGCAACGGATAGAAGTCCAGATCACTGACGCCGTAAGCAAATACTTTGACGGAGGGTATTCCAGTCAGGTCACGGTGACAAAATCAGCCTCGCGGTTTTCCGCAGACTGCGCCCTGCACCTCGATACCGGTATAAACCTGCATGCAACCGGCACAGCCGTCGATCCGCAAGTCGCCTTCGACACCGCCGCAGAGCGGATCGAAAAGCGCCTGCGGCGCTACAAGCGCAAGCTGAAGGATCACCATATCCCAACCAACAACTTCGAAATCAGCTATACGGTCATGGACCCGGTTTCAGAAGAAGACGAGGATGTGCCGGAGGATTTTGCCCCGACCATCGTGGCCGAAAGCACCAAGAAGGTCAAAACCATGTCCGTTGCCACCGCCGTCATGGCGCTGGATATGACGGATGAGCCCATTGTACTGTTCCGCAGCCCTGGCAAGGACGAGCTGAACATTGTCTATCGCCGCAATGACGGTAATATTGGCTGGATCGATTCCGCCGCAATCAAGGGCTGA
- a CDS encoding class I SAM-dependent methyltransferase, translated as MPVDDAFALHDMAIFYDSFNIHGEDGDFYETYPKTPCRILDIGCGTGSVTLRLARRGHQVTGIDPAPGMLAMAKAKDKEGLVRWIAANAFDLNLEREQFDLIIMTGHVFQVFLDDEETLLALTNARRHLAPGGQMIIESRNPLLRAWEGWTEAKTRNTAQVPSIGPVEVFYQVDRTEGEHVTFDATFTLLKTGEKRISRSCLRFPGRGKVEQLFKAAGFKSIETLGWWDGRSFDPTSPEIIAIASV; from the coding sequence ATGCCCGTAGATGATGCCTTTGCACTGCATGACATGGCCATTTTCTATGACAGCTTCAACATTCATGGAGAAGACGGGGATTTTTACGAGACGTATCCAAAAACGCCCTGCCGAATTCTCGATATCGGCTGCGGCACAGGCTCGGTGACGCTCCGGCTGGCAAGACGCGGCCATCAGGTGACAGGGATCGATCCCGCGCCGGGCATGTTGGCTATGGCAAAAGCCAAAGACAAGGAAGGGTTAGTGCGCTGGATTGCCGCCAATGCCTTCGATCTCAATCTCGAGCGAGAGCAATTCGATCTGATCATCATGACCGGCCATGTCTTTCAGGTCTTTCTCGATGATGAAGAAACCCTTCTGGCGCTCACCAATGCCCGTCGCCATCTCGCGCCGGGTGGACAGATGATCATCGAGAGTCGCAATCCATTGTTGCGCGCCTGGGAAGGGTGGACCGAAGCCAAAACCCGCAACACAGCGCAGGTGCCTAGTATCGGCCCGGTCGAGGTTTTCTATCAGGTCGACAGGACCGAAGGGGAGCATGTCACCTTTGACGCGACTTTCACGCTGCTTAAGACAGGTGAAAAGCGGATCAGTCGCAGTTGCCTACGTTTCCCTGGTCGCGGCAAGGTCGAACAGCTGTTCAAGGCAGCCGGGTTCAAGAGCATCGAGACGCTTGGCTGGTGGGATGGCCGCAGCTTTGACCCGACCAGCCCGGAAATCATTGCCATCGCCAGCGTCTGA
- the rph gene encoding ribonuclease PH, with the protein MRPSGRKTDQMRKISFERNFSKHAEGSCLVKFGDTHVLCTASLEDRTPPWLRNTGKGWVTAEYGMLPRATGERIKREASSGKQSGRTQEIQRLIGRSLRAVVDLEALGERQISLDCDVIQADGGTRTASITGAWIALHDCLKWMESRNIIKVDRVLKDHVAAISCGIFAAQPVIDLDYLEDSAAETDANFVMTGTGGIVEIQGTAEGKPFSQEEFLTLLGLAQTGIAELVDLQKQAIAG; encoded by the coding sequence ATGCGACCTTCAGGCAGAAAAACCGACCAGATGCGCAAGATATCGTTCGAGCGCAATTTTTCCAAACACGCCGAAGGCTCTTGTCTCGTCAAGTTTGGCGATACCCATGTCCTGTGCACGGCAAGCCTTGAAGACCGCACCCCGCCCTGGCTGCGCAACACCGGCAAGGGCTGGGTGACGGCGGAATACGGCATGTTGCCGCGCGCCACCGGCGAGCGGATAAAACGTGAAGCGTCCTCCGGCAAGCAGAGCGGCCGTACCCAGGAAATCCAGCGGCTGATCGGCCGTTCACTGCGCGCCGTGGTCGATCTGGAAGCCCTGGGCGAACGGCAGATCTCGCTTGATTGCGACGTGATCCAGGCCGATGGCGGCACCCGCACAGCCTCGATTACCGGCGCATGGATTGCCTTGCACGATTGCCTGAAATGGATGGAATCGCGCAATATCATCAAGGTGGACCGGGTGCTGAAGGACCATGTCGCGGCGATTTCCTGCGGTATTTTCGCCGCCCAGCCAGTGATCGACCTGGACTATCTGGAGGACTCTGCCGCCGAAACCGATGCCAATTTCGTCATGACCGGCACAGGCGGCATTGTCGAGATCCAGGGCACCGCCGAAGGCAAGCCGTTCAGCCAGGAAGAATTCCTGACCCTTCTCGGCCTTGCCCAGACAGGCATTGCCGAATTGGTGGACCTGCAAAAACAGGCGATTGCCGGATAA
- the grpE gene encoding nucleotide exchange factor GrpE translates to MTDETAKNGPDAAADAQIEPQVQEETNSTAEDAGQDNNPTAALQAENAELRDRFLRLAAEMDNLRRRTERDVKDAKSYAVTAFARDMLAVSDNLRRAIDAVPAEAKEEAQAGLTALIEGVEMTERAMLSTLERHGVRKIEPEGQKFDPNFHQAMFEIPNPQVPNNTVVQVVQPGYTIGDRVLRPAMVGVAKGGPKAETAQAADA, encoded by the coding sequence ATGACCGACGAAACAGCTAAAAACGGACCTGACGCTGCCGCAGACGCGCAGATTGAACCCCAGGTACAGGAAGAGACCAATTCGACCGCTGAGGATGCCGGGCAGGATAATAACCCGACAGCTGCCCTGCAGGCTGAAAATGCGGAGTTGCGTGATCGCTTCCTGCGTCTGGCGGCTGAAATGGACAATCTGCGCCGCCGCACCGAGCGCGATGTCAAGGATGCCAAGTCCTATGCGGTAACCGCTTTTGCCCGTGACATGCTGGCCGTGTCCGACAATCTGCGCCGCGCCATCGACGCTGTGCCTGCTGAGGCCAAGGAAGAGGCGCAAGCCGGTCTGACGGCATTGATCGAAGGTGTCGAGATGACCGAGCGGGCGATGTTGTCAACGCTCGAGCGCCATGGTGTCCGCAAGATCGAGCCGGAAGGCCAGAAATTCGATCCGAATTTCCATCAGGCGATGTTCGAAATTCCCAATCCGCAAGTGCCCAACAATACGGTCGTGCAGGTTGTTCAGCCCGGCTACACGATTGGCGACCGGGTGCTGCGTCCGGCTATGGTTGGCGTTGCCAAGGGTGGCCCCAAGGCAGAGACGGCGCAAGCTGCCGATGCCTAA
- the rpoN gene encoding RNA polymerase factor sigma-54 encodes MALSANLFLRQNQSLVMTPQLMQSIQLLQMTHFELVQFIAQEVEKNPLLEFAPNDEGTGSSEPGTDSEAPPAPAPSDTLQSDWYEHGGDGDLNERLDANFGTAFSDDGANPKTDAPEMLGQWKSMPGAQGDGEGYDLDDFVAGKVSLRDHLGQQLPFVLSSASDRMIALALIDQLDEAGYLRADLDEVATQMGASRDDMERILAALQTMEPAGLFARSLGECLAIQLRQRDRLDPAMAALIGNLDYLAKRDFASLKRLCGVDEEDLLDMLAEIRKLNPKPGAGFETDALETVVPDILVAPSLEGGWLVELNAETLPRVLVNNAYFTEIRRSSLREGAMKTANGQSGNSKTGQSKAEGEQAFLTDCLQTANWLTRSLDQRAKTIMKVATEIIRQQDAFLRHGVDHLRPLNLKTVADAIKMHESTVSRVTSNKYMLTPRGLFELKYFFSVSIGSAEGGDSHSAEAVRHRIRMLIAQESPENILSDDDIVESLKNGGVELARRTVAKYREAMNIASSVQRRREKRALARNPG; translated from the coding sequence ATGGCCCTATCAGCCAATCTTTTCCTTCGCCAAAACCAGTCTCTGGTGATGACGCCGCAGCTGATGCAATCGATTCAGCTGCTCCAAATGACCCATTTCGAGCTTGTGCAATTCATTGCGCAAGAGGTCGAGAAGAATCCACTGCTTGAATTTGCGCCAAATGACGAAGGAACAGGCAGCAGCGAACCAGGCACGGATAGCGAAGCCCCGCCAGCACCAGCCCCCTCCGATACATTGCAGAGTGACTGGTATGAACATGGTGGCGATGGCGATCTGAACGAGCGGCTGGACGCCAATTTTGGCACGGCCTTTTCCGATGATGGCGCCAACCCGAAGACCGATGCACCCGAAATGCTTGGCCAGTGGAAATCGATGCCCGGCGCCCAGGGAGATGGCGAGGGCTATGACCTGGATGATTTCGTGGCTGGCAAGGTTTCGTTGCGCGACCATCTCGGCCAGCAATTGCCTTTCGTACTCTCGTCCGCATCGGATCGGATGATTGCGCTGGCCCTGATCGACCAGCTGGACGAGGCCGGATATCTGCGCGCCGACCTGGATGAGGTCGCCACTCAGATGGGGGCGTCACGAGACGATATGGAACGGATTCTGGCAGCTCTTCAGACCATGGAGCCCGCCGGCCTGTTTGCGCGCAGCCTTGGCGAATGCCTGGCCATTCAGCTGCGCCAGCGCGACCGGCTGGACCCGGCCATGGCAGCCCTGATCGGCAATCTGGATTATCTGGCCAAGCGTGACTTTGCGAGCCTGAAGCGGTTATGCGGCGTGGATGAGGAAGACCTGCTCGACATGCTGGCGGAAATCCGCAAGCTCAATCCTAAGCCCGGCGCTGGTTTCGAAACCGATGCACTGGAAACAGTTGTGCCCGATATTCTGGTGGCGCCCTCGCTCGAAGGTGGCTGGCTGGTGGAACTGAACGCGGAAACCCTGCCGCGTGTGCTGGTCAACAATGCCTATTTCACCGAGATCCGCCGCAGCAGCTTGCGAGAAGGCGCCATGAAGACTGCCAATGGCCAAAGTGGCAATAGCAAGACCGGGCAGAGCAAGGCCGAGGGCGAGCAGGCCTTTTTGACGGATTGCCTGCAAACCGCCAATTGGCTGACCCGCAGCCTCGATCAGCGCGCCAAAACCATCATGAAGGTGGCAACCGAAATCATTCGCCAGCAGGACGCCTTTCTGCGCCATGGGGTCGACCATCTGCGTCCGCTGAACCTGAAGACGGTGGCCGACGCCATCAAAATGCACGAGTCCACCGTCAGCCGCGTCACATCCAACAAATATATGCTGACACCACGTGGGCTGTTCGAGCTGAAATATTTCTTCAGCGTCTCCATCGGCTCGGCAGAAGGCGGTGACAGCCATTCAGCTGAGGCGGTTCGTCATCGTATCCGCATGTTGATTGCTCAAGAAAGCCCCGAGAATATCCTCTCAGACGACGATATTGTCGAAAGCCTGAAAAACGGCGGCGTCGAGCTTGCCCGCCGCACGGTTGCCAAATATCGCGAAGCAATGAACATCGCCTCCTCCGTCCAGAGGCGCCGGGAAAAGCGCGCCCTGGCGCGGAACCCGGGCTGA
- the hemW gene encoding radical SAM family heme chaperone HemW, translating to MAEPTSLLLPDTGEPGFGIYIHWPFCAAKCPYCDFNSHVRHQKIDQPRFTQAFLKEMETMRAMSGPKTVTSIFLGGGTPSLMDPATVGAILEGIARYWTVPRGIEITMEANPTSVEAERFRGYRSAGVNRVSLGVQALNDADLKFLGRMHSVEDALKAVRLAREIFPRMSFDLIYARPNQTIADWDAELKLAISYAVDHLSLYQLTIEEGTPFFGLHKAGKIITPDEEHAAQLYEATQEITEREGLPAYEVSNHARPGAESRHNLTYWRYGDYAGIGPGAHGRLTRGHEKLATATEKHPETWLSAVEQNGHGMVIQDALGSEEQADELLLMGLRLREGVDLARWQQLSGRDPDPVREQFLLEHGFIERLGNSRLRCTPKGMLVLDAVVADLAC from the coding sequence ATGGCCGAGCCAACGTCGCTTCTCCTTCCAGACACCGGCGAACCGGGCTTTGGCATCTATATTCACTGGCCGTTCTGCGCGGCCAAATGCCCCTATTGTGACTTCAACAGCCATGTTCGTCATCAGAAGATCGATCAGCCCCGCTTCACGCAAGCCTTCCTGAAGGAAATGGAGACGATGCGGGCCATGAGCGGCCCCAAGACCGTCACCAGCATTTTCCTTGGCGGCGGTACGCCTTCGCTGATGGACCCGGCCACGGTCGGCGCCATCCTGGAGGGAATCGCCCGCTATTGGACCGTGCCACGCGGCATCGAGATCACCATGGAAGCCAATCCGACCAGTGTGGAAGCGGAACGGTTTCGCGGCTATCGGTCGGCTGGCGTCAACCGTGTGTCGCTTGGCGTGCAGGCACTCAATGATGCCGATCTGAAATTTCTGGGTCGGATGCATTCGGTCGAGGATGCCCTGAAAGCCGTCCGGCTGGCACGCGAGATTTTCCCGCGCATGTCCTTCGACCTGATCTATGCCCGCCCCAATCAGACGATTGCCGATTGGGATGCCGAGCTGAAGCTGGCGATCTCCTATGCGGTCGACCATCTGTCGCTCTATCAGCTGACCATCGAAGAAGGCACGCCGTTCTTCGGCCTGCACAAGGCTGGCAAGATCATTACCCCGGATGAGGAACATGCTGCCCAGCTCTATGAGGCGACGCAGGAGATCACCGAGCGCGAAGGCCTGCCCGCCTATGAGGTTTCCAACCATGCGCGGCCCGGCGCCGAGAGCCGTCACAACCTGACCTATTGGCGCTATGGCGATTATGCCGGTATTGGCCCTGGCGCCCATGGACGGCTGACACGCGGCCATGAAAAACTGGCGACCGCCACGGAAAAGCACCCGGAAACCTGGCTTTCGGCGGTCGAACAGAACGGCCACGGCATGGTCATCCAGGACGCACTGGGTTCCGAAGAACAGGCCGACGAATTGCTGCTGATGGGTCTCAGGCTACGCGAAGGCGTCGATCTCGCTCGCTGGCAGCAATTGTCCGGCCGCGATCCGGACCCGGTCCGCGAACAATTTTTACTGGAACACGGATTTATCGAACGTCTCGGCAATTCCCGGCTGCGCTGCACCCCGAAGGGCATGCTGGTTCTGGATGCCGTCGTTGCGGATCTCGCCTGCTGA
- the hrcA gene encoding heat-inducible transcriptional repressor HrcA, with protein MGKNPITAGDVSMALDERSREIFRRIVETYLESGEPLGSRNLSRILPMSLSPASVRNVMSDLEELGLIYSPHISAGRLPTQTGLRFFVDAFMQVGRLSEQDRGSIERQMRSSEDQPMETLYNEASRMLSGLSRGAGLVVAAKSDPVLKHVEFIRLEPTKALAVLVGEFNQVENRIIELPAGITASQLTEAANFLNAHLSGQTLHEVRGQLVQLKDQVASELDVLSQDLVQRGLAVWSGGEGDKPTRLIVRGRANLLEGLAGVEDVDRLRLLFDDLERKESLIEILNLAESGPGVRIFIGSENKLFSLSGSSLIVAPYRDGDDRIVGAVGVIGPTRLNYSRIVPMVDYTAQVMAKMTRSGH; from the coding sequence ATGGGGAAAAACCCAATTACCGCAGGCGATGTGTCAATGGCACTGGATGAGCGATCCAGGGAGATCTTTCGTCGAATCGTCGAGACCTATCTGGAATCCGGTGAACCGCTTGGATCGCGCAATCTGTCGCGTATTCTGCCGATGTCGCTGTCGCCCGCCTCAGTGCGCAATGTGATGAGCGACCTGGAAGAGCTGGGCCTGATCTACTCCCCCCATATCAGCGCCGGGCGCTTGCCGACTCAGACGGGGTTGAGGTTCTTCGTCGATGCTTTCATGCAGGTCGGTCGCTTGTCGGAGCAAGATCGCGGCTCGATAGAGCGGCAGATGCGCTCCTCGGAAGACCAGCCGATGGAAACGCTCTACAACGAAGCCAGTCGTATGCTGTCTGGCCTGTCACGTGGTGCGGGCCTGGTGGTGGCGGCGAAATCCGATCCGGTGCTGAAACACGTCGAATTCATCCGACTGGAGCCGACCAAGGCGCTGGCAGTGCTGGTCGGTGAGTTTAACCAGGTCGAAAACCGGATCATCGAACTCCCGGCGGGCATCACAGCCTCGCAATTGACCGAGGCGGCCAATTTCCTCAATGCGCATCTGTCCGGCCAGACGCTGCATGAAGTGCGCGGCCAACTGGTCCAGTTGAAGGATCAGGTGGCCAGCGAGCTGGATGTTCTCTCCCAGGATCTCGTGCAGCGTGGGCTGGCGGTCTGGTCCGGCGGCGAGGGCGACAAACCGACCCGGTTGATCGTGCGTGGCCGCGCCAATCTGCTGGAAGGTCTGGCCGGCGTCGAGGATGTGGACCGGCTGCGGCTGCTGTTTGATGATCTGGAGCGTAAGGAAAGCCTGATCGAGATTCTCAACCTGGCCGAAAGCGGGCCTGGTGTCAGAATTTTCATTGGTTCGGAGAACAAGCTGTTTTCGCTCTCCGGGTCGTCACTGATCGTCGCGCCCTACCGCGACGGCGACGACCGCATTGTCGGGGCCGTCGGCGTGATTGGTCCGACCCGCCTCAACTATTCCCGTATCGTGCCGATGGTGGATTATACCGCCCAGGTGATGGCCAAGATGACCCGCAGCGGCCACTGA
- a CDS encoding DMT family transporter, which produces MQKQMGAQEWAMLLVLSVLWGGSFLFIGILVKVWPPLTIVTARVALAAMALWIIVRLSGQPVPRRAEVWLAFLGMGLLNNVIPFTLIVWGQTHIPVGLAAIFNATTPLFGVIIAHFLTVDEKLTANRLAGVLIGVAGVAVMIGPAVLGHLGADLWGELAVMLAAVSYAFAGLFGRRFKAMGLAPLLPAAGQVTAATVVLLPITLMVDAPWTLPVPGLDSIAALLGLALLSTAVGYVLFFRILSTAGATNLMLVTILIPPSAILLGTLVLGDQVAPRHLVGMVLIALGLAAIDGRLWRRLRRRAVA; this is translated from the coding sequence ATGCAAAAACAGATGGGTGCCCAGGAATGGGCGATGCTGCTGGTGCTCTCGGTGCTATGGGGTGGCTCCTTTCTGTTCATCGGCATTCTGGTGAAGGTCTGGCCGCCGCTGACCATCGTTACCGCCCGTGTGGCGCTTGCCGCGATGGCGCTGTGGATCATCGTCCGCCTATCGGGTCAGCCGGTGCCACGCAGGGCCGAGGTCTGGCTTGCCTTCCTCGGCATGGGCCTTCTCAACAATGTTATCCCCTTCACCCTGATCGTCTGGGGCCAGACCCATATTCCGGTCGGGCTGGCAGCGATTTTCAACGCGACGACGCCACTGTTCGGCGTGATCATCGCGCATTTTCTGACCGTCGATGAGAAGCTGACTGCCAACCGGCTGGCCGGTGTGCTGATCGGGGTTGCCGGTGTGGCGGTTATGATCGGTCCCGCCGTGCTTGGACATCTCGGCGCGGATCTCTGGGGCGAGCTGGCCGTAATGCTGGCGGCAGTTTCCTATGCCTTTGCCGGCCTGTTCGGGCGGCGCTTCAAGGCGATGGGATTAGCCCCTCTCTTGCCCGCTGCGGGCCAGGTGACGGCGGCAACGGTGGTGCTTCTGCCGATCACGTTGATGGTTGACGCGCCCTGGACCTTGCCCGTTCCCGGTCTCGACAGTATTGCAGCTCTGCTGGGATTGGCATTGCTGTCCACCGCTGTCGGCTATGTGCTGTTTTTCCGGATATTGTCGACGGCCGGTGCCACCAACCTGATGCTGGTCACCATCCTTATTCCGCCCAGCGCCATCCTGCTGGGTACTTTGGTGCTGGGAGATCAGGTCGCCCCACGCCATCTGGTCGGCATGGTCCTGATCGCGCTCGGGCTTGCCGCCATCGATGGCAGGCTATGGCGTCGGCTTCGCCGGCGGGCAGTCGCCTGA
- the dnaA gene encoding chromosomal replication initiator protein DnaA produces the protein MQMKMVTASAAASGDEARTIDQAVSPDATGGPNAVVDDTVAGDEVRYDALFERFSARLRAQVGPDVFASWFGRLKLHSSSKSVIRLSVPTTFLKSWINNRYLDLITSIFQAEDASILKIEILVRSASRNSRAPVVEDRAVEPSLSSSQKRQAPQSIGQMAPAIANAAAPQRAPVQGPLFGSPLDSRYTFDGFVEGASNRVAVAAAKTIAEAGAGAVRFNPLFIHSSVGLGKTHLLQAIANAAIHSPRAPRVVYLTAEYFMWRFATAIRDNDALTLKDSLRNIDLLIIDDMQFLQGKTIQHEFCHLLNMLLDSAKQVVVAADRAPWELESLDQRVRSRLQGGVAIEMEAPDYDMRLDMLKTRLALAKKEDPSLEIPAEIIAHVARNVASSGRDLEGAFNQLLFRRSFEANMTIERVDELLAHLVGAAEQKRVRIEDIQRVVARHYNVSRQELVSNRRTRVIVKPRQIAMYLSKTLTPRSFPEIGRRFGGRDHTTVLHAVRKIEELISGDQKLSQEIELLRRLINE, from the coding sequence ATGCAGATGAAGATGGTAACGGCAAGTGCGGCAGCCAGTGGGGACGAGGCGCGCACGATAGATCAGGCCGTTAGCCCTGACGCGACAGGCGGCCCAAATGCGGTGGTAGACGATACGGTGGCAGGCGATGAAGTTCGATACGATGCGCTATTCGAGCGGTTCAGTGCCCGGCTGAGGGCTCAGGTCGGCCCGGATGTGTTTGCCAGCTGGTTTGGTCGGTTGAAACTGCATTCCTCTTCGAAGAGCGTTATCCGGCTCAGCGTGCCGACGACCTTCCTGAAGTCCTGGATCAACAATCGTTATCTCGACCTGATTACCTCGATATTCCAGGCGGAAGACGCCAGCATCCTTAAGATCGAAATCCTGGTGCGCAGCGCCAGCCGCAATAGCCGGGCGCCGGTTGTCGAAGACCGTGCCGTCGAACCCTCCCTGTCGTCTTCCCAGAAGCGTCAGGCGCCGCAAAGCATTGGCCAGATGGCACCTGCCATCGCCAATGCCGCAGCACCGCAGCGCGCTCCCGTACAGGGACCGTTGTTCGGCTCGCCGCTCGACAGCCGCTATACGTTCGATGGTTTCGTCGAAGGCGCCTCCAACCGGGTTGCCGTTGCTGCCGCCAAGACCATTGCGGAAGCTGGTGCAGGCGCTGTTCGCTTCAATCCGCTGTTCATTCATTCGTCGGTCGGTCTGGGCAAGACGCATTTGCTCCAGGCGATCGCCAATGCCGCCATCCATAGCCCTCGGGCGCCGCGCGTCGTCTATCTGACGGCGGAATATTTCATGTGGCGCTTTGCAACCGCCATCCGCGACAACGATGCCCTCACCCTGAAGGACTCGCTGCGCAATATCGACCTGCTGATCATCGACGACATGCAGTTCCTGCAGGGCAAGACCATCCAGCATGAATTCTGCCATTTGCTCAACATGCTGCTCGACAGCGCCAAGCAGGTTGTCGTGGCTGCTGACCGGGCGCCCTGGGAGCTGGAATCGCTTGACCAGCGCGTTCGCTCACGTCTGCAAGGCGGCGTTGCCATCGAGATGGAAGCGCCTGATTACGACATGCGCCTCGACATGCTGAAGACAAGGCTGGCGCTGGCCAAGAAAGAAGATCCGAGCCTGGAAATTCCAGCCGAGATCATCGCCCATGTCGCCCGCAATGTTGCCAGTTCAGGCCGTGATCTGGAAGGTGCGTTCAACCAGCTGCTGTTCCGCCGTTCGTTCGAAGCCAATATGACCATTGAGCGCGTCGATGAGCTGCTGGCCCATCTGGTCGGTGCTGCCGAGCAGAAGCGGGTTCGCATCGAAGACATTCAGCGTGTTGTTGCACGCCATTACAATGTCTCGCGCCAGGAATTGGTGTCCAACCGCCGTACCCGGGTCATCGTCAAGCCGCGCCAGATCGCCATGTATCTGTCCAAGACCCTGACGCCGCGGTCCTTCCCGGAAATCGGCCGTCGTTTCGGTGGCCGCGATCACACCACGGTACTGCATGCCGTGCGCAAGATCGAGGAACTGATCTCCGGCGACCAGAAATTGTCGCAGGAAATCGAGCTGCTGCGCCGCTTGATCAACGAGTAA
- the ptsN gene encoding PTS IIA-like nitrogen regulatory protein PtsN has protein sequence MALADLLQQDAILPVLRVNSKKQLLQELAAKASKLIGIPEREIFDVILQREKLGSTGVGNGIAIPHGKLTSISTIQGVFARLETPIDFEALDEQPVDLVFLLLAPEGAGADHLKALSRIARVLRDQDLVAKLRASDSATAIYTFLNQDQASNAA, from the coding sequence ATGGCCTTGGCAGATTTGCTACAGCAAGATGCGATATTGCCCGTCCTCAGGGTCAATTCCAAAAAACAACTTCTCCAGGAACTGGCTGCCAAAGCCTCAAAACTGATCGGTATTCCCGAACGGGAAATCTTTGACGTTATTTTGCAGCGGGAAAAGCTCGGTTCTACCGGTGTCGGCAATGGCATTGCCATTCCCCATGGCAAGCTGACGAGCATTTCCACCATTCAAGGCGTCTTCGCCCGCCTGGAAACGCCAATCGATTTTGAAGCGCTGGACGAGCAGCCCGTCGATCTGGTCTTCCTGCTGCTGGCACCCGAAGGGGCCGGTGCCGATCATTTGAAAGCCTTGTCGCGCATCGCCCGCGTGCTTCGCGATCAGGACCTGGTTGCCAAGCTGCGCGCCAGCGACAGCGCCACCGCCATCTATACCTTCCTGAACCAGGACCAGGCCTCGAACGCCGCCTGA